One genomic segment of Sminthopsis crassicaudata isolate SCR6 chromosome 2, ASM4859323v1, whole genome shotgun sequence includes these proteins:
- the UBE2C gene encoding ubiquitin-conjugating enzyme E2 C, which translates to MASQNRDPAAASATAASRKGTEPGAGAARGSVGKRLQQELMTLMMSGDKGISAFPESDNLFKWVGTIHGAAGTVYEDLRYKLSLEFPSGYPYNAPTVKFVTPCYHPNVDTQGNICLDILKDKWSALYDVRTILLSIQSLLGEPNIDSPLNTHAAELWTNPTAFKKYLLETYMKQVTSQEP; encoded by the exons ATGGCTTCCCAGAACCGCGACCCCGCTGCTGCCAGCGCTACCGCCGCCTCCCGCAAGGGGACCGAGCCTGGGGCGGGCGCGGCTCGCGGGTCCGTAGGCAAGAG GTTACAGCAGGAGTTGATGACCCTAATG ATGTCGGGAGACAAAGGAATTTCTGCCTTCCCGGAGTCGGACAATCTCTTCAAATGGGTGGGAACCATCCACGGGGCAGCTGGGACG GTATATGAAGACCTAAGGTACAAGCTGTCCTTGGAGTTTCCCAGCGGTTACCCATATAATGCTCCCACTGTGAAATTTGTCACACCTTGTTACCATCCTAATGTGGACACCCAAGGCAATATCTGTTTGGACATCCTCAAGGACAAGTGGTCAGCGCTGTATGATGTCAGGACCATCCTACTATCCATCCAGAGCCTGCTGGGAG AGCCCAACATTGATAGCCCATTGAACACACATGCTGCTGAACTTTGGACAAATCCCACAG CCTTTAAAAAGTACCTGCTGGAAACCTACATGAAGCAGGTGACTAGCCAAGAGCCCTGA
- the LOC141557623 gene encoding regulator of G-protein signaling 9-binding protein-like, translating to MRSAGPGEKARESREAVAECRAAYEALNRFTASYRQLVLGVGSSADGRRLRRALEESGRRGLELSLGLRNQLLAELTDPGGRQEEEVKMELERIWVLCLSALEIFLQDLGRAHDLSQIFPLPSPASGTQLVNTGVISFGPKGWSLRRPSGRTSERAGELPEELAQWGQRLEEMLLEMETKVNVPVWSVEATVGDPEALEHSPESSAGRSPRGCCARAPDRLQSHCIVA from the exons ATGCGGAGCGCGGGGCCAGGGGAGAAGGCCCGGGAATCCCGGGAGGCTGTGGCCGAGTGCCGGGCGGCGTACGAAGCGCTCAACAGGTTCACTGCCAGCTACAGGCAGTTGGTGCTGGGAGTGGGCAGCTCGGCCGACGGGAGGAGGCTGCGCCGGGCTCTGGAGGAGAGCGGCCGCCGGGGCCTCGAGTTGAGTCTGG GCCTTCGGAACCAGCTTCTGGCCGAACTCACAGATCCAGGGGGCAGACAGGAGGAAGAGGTGAAAATGGAGCTGGAGCGAATCTGGGTGCTCTGTTTGTCTGCCCTGGAAATTTTCCTGCAGGATCTGGGTCGGGCCCATGACCTCAGCCAGATTTTCCCCCTGCCATCTCCAGCCTCTGGGACCCAGTTGGTTAATACTGGGGTTATATCCTTTGGGCCCAAGGGCTGGAGTCTGAGACGGCCCAGTGGAAGGACCTCTGAAAGAGCTGGGGAGCTGCCTGAAGAACTGGCCCAATGGGGGCAACGCCTGGAAGAGATGCTTTTGGAGATGGAGACCAAGGTCAATGTACCTGTGTGGAGTGTGGAGGCCACAGTGGGAGATCCTGAAGCATTAGAACACAGCCCTGAGAGCTCAGCTGGGAGGAGTCCTCGGGGATGCTGTGCCCGGGCTCCCGACAGGCTTCAATCTCATTGTATAGTAGCATGA
- the TNNC2 gene encoding troponin C, skeletal muscle isoform X1, with protein sequence MTDQQAEARSFLSEEMIAEFKAAFDMFDADGGGDISTKELGTVMRMLGQTPTKEELDAIIEEVDEDGSGTIDFEEFLVMMVRQMKEDAKGKSEEELAECFRIFDRNADGYIDAEELVEIFRASGEHVTDEEIESLMKDGDKNNDGRIDFDGKRRGCRWNLFFFFFLESFFFFFFFFFFCKMRSLTLFLRSLPDVIYCNIYKQPFSLNTKADVGLCPGAEM encoded by the exons ATG ACGGACCAGCAGGCAGAAGCCCGGTCCTTCCTCAGCGAGGAAATGATCGCTG AGTTCAAAGCCGCCTTCGACATGTTTGATGCTGATGGCGGTGGTGACATCAGCACCAAGGAGTTGGGCACAGTGATGCGGATGCTGGGCCAGACCCCCACCAAGGAGGAGTTGGACGCCATCATAGAGGAGGTGGATGAAGATG GCAGCGGCACCATCGACTTTGAAGAGTTCTTGGTCATGATGGTGCGGCAGATGAAAGAGGATGCGAAGGGAAAGAGTGAGGAAGAGCTGGCCGAGTGTTTCCGTATCTTTGACAG GAATGCTGATGGCTATATTGATGCTGAAGAGCTAGTGGAGATCTTCCGGGCTTCAGGAGAGCACGTGACTGACGAAGAGATTGAGTCCTTAATGAAGGATGGAGACAAGAACAATGACGGACGAATTGACTTTGACGGTAAGCGCCGAGGTTGCCGCTGGAA tctttttttttttttttttcttgagtcttttttttttttttttttttttttttttttttgcaaaatgagaagtttgactttatttctaaggtcccttccagatgtGATATACTGTAACATTTATAAACAACCCTTTTCACTAAACACTAAAGCAGATGTGGGACTTTGTCCTGGTGCAGAGatgtaa
- the TNNC2 gene encoding troponin C, skeletal muscle isoform X2, which translates to MTDQQAEARSFLSEEMIAEFKAAFDMFDADGGGDISTKELGTVMRMLGQTPTKEELDAIIEEVDEDGSGTIDFEEFLVMMVRQMKEDAKGKSEEELAECFRIFDRNADGYIDAEELVEIFRASGEHVTDEEIESLMKDGDKNNDGRIDFDEFLKMMEGVQ; encoded by the exons ATG ACGGACCAGCAGGCAGAAGCCCGGTCCTTCCTCAGCGAGGAAATGATCGCTG AGTTCAAAGCCGCCTTCGACATGTTTGATGCTGATGGCGGTGGTGACATCAGCACCAAGGAGTTGGGCACAGTGATGCGGATGCTGGGCCAGACCCCCACCAAGGAGGAGTTGGACGCCATCATAGAGGAGGTGGATGAAGATG GCAGCGGCACCATCGACTTTGAAGAGTTCTTGGTCATGATGGTGCGGCAGATGAAAGAGGATGCGAAGGGAAAGAGTGAGGAAGAGCTGGCCGAGTGTTTCCGTATCTTTGACAG GAATGCTGATGGCTATATTGATGCTGAAGAGCTAGTGGAGATCTTCCGGGCTTCAGGAGAGCACGTGACTGACGAAGAGATTGAGTCCTTAATGAAGGATGGAGACAAGAACAATGACGGACGAATTGACTTTGACG AGTTCCTGAAGATGATGGAGGGTGTGCAGTAA